Proteins encoded by one window of Bactrocera oleae isolate idBacOlea1 chromosome 4, idBacOlea1, whole genome shotgun sequence:
- the LOC106626449 gene encoding cilia- and flagella-associated protein 184 produces the protein MKKKRISKKIVEHDNNKHIGLAVQTIVYQPVEESVHSSITEVEQGQNQLLRMKSQYKINETAQEEQVIDHQEPENKNQTEVIYSNFSYVSLLRKLKHFKKKPSVLKSYSSSWLQNFFPLPELSNTPNLEESQSSIESYAELLTEINIYETNEPFLKEDNNEVTTDFTSETIEDDELLACPSNYLETETKKELNYEDIHNITLGDDEEDPNKPQMLSQIQDLMSEQIASDTVLFLSALIDEVVDKYECKYSEPNMLLQHNLNKPLLINQLIKKLAQLKVERKKRVYLIKSVGMFCNSKGQYRVFAEDTPQSIEALKQNYQDTLMKLDISLEKEENLKIKVQMKKMELEGKLSLLQNKNDTKLLELERLVEETIGNKKEHLKMIVKTELSAMNKLRDEVSARRCELIRKQHTHIVLKEKVEKFRDLSDTVTFSDYEQMYGYVQELEQKMRERNARWDRMKSRFHKALHLKGHYKEQQTSLQSKVKIQKSILQQLQREMHTTRQIVSKLKRERTRIKKQISKVHIESSLFDKPALLMDYDATLEKITKAKIDVKYLRQQHDNIICKIAQLERNNLLNF, from the exons atgaagaaaaaacgtATAAGCAAAAAGATTGTGGAACatgataataataaacataTCGGTTTGGCGGTTCAAACTATTGTTTATCAACCCGTAGAAGAATCTGTTCATTCATCAATCACCGAAGTAGAACAAGGACAGAATCAACTGTTACGAATGAAATCTCAATATAAGATTAATGAGACGGCACAAGAAGAGCAAGTTATCGACCACCAAGAACcagaaaataaaaaccaaactgAAGTTATATATTCAAACTTTTCATATGTATCGTTGCTGAGGAAGTTAAAACATTTTAAGAAAAAGCCTTCAGTACTAAAATCTTATTCGTCTTCGTGGCTTCAAAACTTTTTTCCATTGCCAGAATTAAGTAATACGCCAAATCTTGAAGAAAGTCAAAGTTCTATCGAATCATACGCTGAGCTGCTAACGGAGATTAATATTTATGAAACAAACGAACCATTTTTGAAAGAAGACAATAATGAGGTCACAACAGATTTCACTTCGGAGACGATTGAAGATGATGAACTGTTAGCCTGTCCAAGCAATTATTTAGAAACTGAAAcgaaaaaagaattaaattatgAAGATATTCATAATATAACACTGGGCGATGACGAGGAAGATCCCAACAAACCCCAGATGTTATCGCAAATACAAGATTTAATGAGTGAGCAGATAGCGTCTGACACGGTATTATTTCTCAGTGCACTTATTGATGAAGTGGTAGACAAATACGAATGTAAATATAGCGAACCGAATATGTTGCTTCAACATAACCTCAATAAGCCCCTattaataaatcaattaataaaaaaactcgCCCAACTAAAAGTTGAGCGAAAGAAACGCGTGTATCTAATTAAAAGTGTGGGCATGTTTTGTAACAGCAAAGGACAATATCGGGTTTTTGCTGAAGACACTCCGCAGAGCATTGAGGCACTGAAGCAAAACTACCAAgatactttaatgaaactcgATATAAGtttagaaaaagaagaaaacctTAAAATAAAAGTGCAAATGAAGAAAATGGAGCTTGAGGGCAAGCTGTCATTGCTACAGAATAAAAACGATACAAAATTGCTGGAATTGGAACGACTGGTTGAAGAAACCATTGGCAACAAAAAAGAGCACTTAAAaatg ATTGTTAAGACCGAACTAAGTGCCATGAACAAGCTACGAGATGAAGTATCGGCACGACGTTGCGAGTTGATCCGAAAACAGCATACGCATATAGTACTTAAGGAG AAAGTAGAGAAGTTCAGAGATCTGAGCGACACCGTGACATTTTCTGACTATGAGCAAATGTATGGTTATGTTCAGGAGTTGGAACAGAAAATGAGAG AACGTAATGCTCGATGGGACAGAATGAAATCACGCTTCCATAAGGCTCTGCATTTAAAGGGACACTACAAGGAACAGCAGACTTCACTACAATCGAAAGTTAAAATCCAAAAATCGATACTCCAGCAATTGCAACGGGAAATGCATACTACTCGGCAAATTGTTTCAAAACTAAAAAGAGAACGAACGCGCATAAAAAAGCAGATTTCAAAAGTGCATATCGAATCTAGCTTATTCGATAAGCCAGCATTATTAATGGACTACGACGCGACATTAGAGAAAATAACCAAGGCCAAAATAGATGTGAAGTATTTGCGTCAGCAGcatgataatattatatgtaaaatagcACAACTTGAACGTAataacttattaaatttttga
- the LOC118680749 gene encoding uncharacterized protein, protein MSTADANINNKIEPDTVKSATESTTTNVSQIPDWLNADLFVKLLEQNVSDFKQIKSFTIKPTQEAGDNYSTIMTSVQLEVELKTGNSKLVSYMLKLPIEYVQKLLKGTNVFDVESNMYRVVIPELEKLYSDAGVEVKFGPKYYELETPSEFGVILMEDLRLRGCKNVKRLEGFDKEHTERALKKLAQWHAGTAVRVALKGEYPKVVSTGIFTEQFVKMMKDMNEQSTKLFNECVRTYNGHEVYVDAMENFQKRVSEEFVSILHGDPNEFNVLNHGDFWANNIMFQYDAVGKFKETYFVDFQCCRYGSPVNDLYNLLISSTSLEIKLKHFDYFVKYYHDNLVENLKLLKYPNKLPTLKDIHIALYKHGIFGLFAANGHMAIVLLEPTPDATIENLLGATPESVVFKKQMFMSKRYREHAEVVLPWLYYRGAFE, encoded by the exons ATGTCAACAGCTGAtgcaaatataaacaataagATCGAACCGGACACGGTCAAATCTGCAACAGAATCAACCACTACTAATGTTAGTCAAATTCCCGACTGGCTTAACGCTGATTTATTTGTAAAACTGCTCGAGCAAAATGTTTCCGATTTCAAACAGATAAAAAGTTTCACCATCAAGCCAACACAAGAGGCGGGCGATAATTATAGCACTATTATGACCTCAGTGCAATTGGAAGTTGAATTGAAAA CTGGAAATTCGAAGCTGGTGTCTTATATGTTAAAATTGCCAATAGAATATGTGCAGAAATTATTGAAGGGTACCAACGTATTCGATGTAGAGAGCAACATGTATCGTGTTGTCATACCAGAGCTGGAAAAGCTTTATAGCGATGCTGGTGTTGAAGTGAAATTCGGTCCAAAATATTATGAGCTCGAAACACCATCCGAATTTGGTGTTATCCTTATGGAAGATTTGCGGTTGCGTGGCTGTAAAAATGTTAAACGTTTGGAGGGCTTCGACAAAGAACACACCGAAAGGGCATTGAAAAAGTTGGCACAATGGCATGCCGGAACCGCTGTACGCGTAGCGCTCAAAGGCGAATATCCAAAAGTTGTTAGCACTGGCATATTCACCGAACAATTCGTAAAAATGATGAAAGATATGAATGAGCAATCCACAAAATTATTCAACGAGTGTGTTCGCACTTATAACGGACACGAAGTGTACGTAGATGCTATg gaaaattttcaaaaaagagTGTCTGAAGAATTTGTGTCTATATTGCACGGCGATCCAAATGAGTTTAATGTACTAAATCATGGCGATTTCTGGGCCAACAATATAATGTTTCAATATGATGCTGTCGGCAAGTTCAAAGAAACATATTTCGTCGATTTTCAGTGTTGCCGATATGGCTCTCCGGTGAATGATCTCTACAATTTGCTTATATCTTCAACGAGCTTGGAAATCAAGCTGAAACATTTTGATTACTTCGTGAAGTATTATCATGATAATCTAGTTGAAAATTTGAAGCTGTTAAAGTATCCAAATAAGCTGCCCACATTGAAGGATATTCACATAGCGCTTTATAAACATGGTATTTTTG GTTTATTCGCTGCTAATGGTCATATGGCCATTGTGCTTCTCGAACCAACCCCTGATGCTACTATTGAGAACTTACTGGGAGCTACTCCAGAAAGTGTGGTCTTCAAAAAGCAAATGTTTATGAGCAAACGATATCGAGAACACGCCGAAGTTGTCTTGCCATGGCTTTATTATCGCGGTGCTTTTGAGTAA
- the LOC106626052 gene encoding GRIP and coiled-coil domain-containing protein 2, with the protein MPEETTLVLRKKKKTHTYVKVAIDEDETEQPKDLDAFLRTQKSEISLPESIKSRAGRSFTAEDGRESDVMWRIFDDTMYESDYSTETESSVSGHAIPVMESMYVDLLQVYGGIPDIDEVSEDIDSRKSVRTIVEVEQRPTDEGIFVDPLTGETLKERKVPHIPTDVVPEVGEIEDEEEEEETEPVELQPDISMSEDSEMLQLLELEKMEKEVVTKEVLQADSLEDFLTKLKVTIDEKPNFMQLNAEKLERERIHQIMMTEAENFLNTLIGEVVDAVEYKQPMEILRNNLDKHAVMEEILEKVNELEVERTIRAVLNRKAVEFYKRKRFYQAITDDLPDQVMEYREKLNYATKQLDRALGFEHAMKKKWELEQSQLNEKLTKMQENAKEKEDEFKSLVLQSLVKNKGNSETIISNILNEMFTTYNAVCKTYLALIQIQHTKAELQKKDDYIEYGKGLKQYVILQTETKDLHKKVEDRSVELGFVRARCNRDIHALSNIKVKSDIVRIINGMKKKTLACLLVDKKESREKLVHLKEEHLHLQRQIRELTFQTGLSSKPVLLKDYDSTVEQAELLAKNISALRKQKKELLVKIAKIETKCKEREARGHCYIRIIQLYFVIPAFNMEKDSVRIVEGEDLASHKKEDSKYNFQVGKSVLKSSKVLEPEALEERISIEETAKVTTVFEVLDEDLLSNESESTVSSQDVRESEESSEDFFEKLGTLPDLDAIAQEPQIGKDIGSFVDPLTGMMYESTEEGEEEDEEGMVEEESSTTEEEDISEDEELLELLKRDEEVEAPKVVDEAEVFETFMEMEKKQVIEEITEFDWIAYEREKELKSIAGDTIIFLKELIIEVVEKSEYVDPNIFLRQHLDKASLIEEITKKMKLLEVEQKARSFLNRRVAEFFYRKGQYRVFTDDPPETIVDEINKLKDATNKLDQILCREEELKSTTQQEIFNIQQDVSVLQIKNQEKLQEFEQLVKKSLANKGEHLTLEVDKDLRKMAKLRDEISDVRYILVQKQHSNATLSEQMKKLENLGNSFHMREFESLQNECQALDKKIEERNAELVRSRVRCNADLHILGHLKEKQAMIRSKIKIQKTCLAMLQSQKYTARKCIFDSKKQRSQMRMEIKELSYQCGLLDKPALMLDYDNTVEQINIVMEKVDKLRNKHDEILRKIVKLEAKCL; encoded by the exons ATGCCGGAAGAAACAACTTTAGTTTTACGTAAAAAGAAGAAGACTCATACTTATGTGAAAGTGGCGATAGATGAAGACGAAACCGAACAACCCAAAGACTTAGACGCCTTTTTACGCACACAAAAAAGTGAAATCTCTTTGCCGGAAAGTATTAAATCAAGAGCAGGGCGTTCATTTACAGCTGAAGATGGCCGTGAATCAGATGTTATGTGGCGAATATTTGACGACACAATGTATGAGAGCGATTATTCAACGGAAACGGAATCCAGTGTATCGGGACATGCGATCCCAGTAATGGAGAGTATGTATGTTGACTTACTACAAGTTTATGGAGGTATACCAGATATCGACGAGGTTTCCGAAGACATAGACTCTCGAAAAAGTGTTCGCACTATAGTTGAAGTTGAACAGCGGCCTACCGACGAAGGAATATTTGTGGATCCACTTACTGGTGAGACTTTAAAAGAGCGAAAAGTGCCACACATTCCAACTGATGTCGTACCCGAAGTTGGGGAAATAGAAGAcgaagaagaggaagaagaaaCTGAACCAGTGGAATTGCAACCGGACATCTCGATGTCTGAAGATAGTGAGATGCTACAATTATTGGAACTCGAAAAAATGGAAAAGGAAGTAGTAACCAAAGAAGTGCTTCAAGCAGATTCTTTAGAAGATTTTTTAACGAAACTTAAGGTGACTATAGACGAGAAACCAAATTTTATGCAGCTAAATGCAGAAAAGCTCGAACGCGAAAGAATACATCAAATAATGATGACGGAAGctgaaaatttcttaaataccCTAATCGGAGAGGTTGTGGATGCCGTCGAGTATAAACAACCTATGGAAATATTACGTAATAATTTAGATAAACATGCTGTGATGGAAGAAATCCTAGAGAAGGTGAACGAATTAGAAGTGGAGCGTACCATACGTGCCGTCCTCAATCGCAAAGCTGTCGAATTCTATAAACGTAAAAGATTCTATCAAGCGATTACAGACGATTTACCAGATCAAGTTATGGAGTATAGAGAAAAGCTCAATTATGCCACGAAACAGTTGGATCGGGCACTCGGATTCGAACATGCGATGAAAAAGAAATGGGAACTCGAACAAAGCCAATTAAATGAAAAGCTCACTAAGATGCAGGAAAATGCTAAAGAGAAAGAGGACGAATTTAAATCATTGGTACTCCAGTCGCTTGTAAAAAACAAAGGAAATTCCGAAACA attatttcgaatattttgaaCGAAATGTTTACAACATATAATGCAGTGTGCAAAACATATCTCGCTCTCATCCAAATACAGCACACGAAAGCAGAACTTCAGAAG AAAGACGATTATATAGAATACGGCAAGGGACTGAAACAATATGTGATCTTACAAACGGAAACAAAAGATTTGCACAAAAAAGTTGAAG ATCGCAGCGTGGAATTGGGCTTTGTTCGTGCGCGTTGTAATCGGGATATTCATGCGCTCTCAAATATAAAAGTCAAAAGCGATATTGTGCGCATTATAAACGGCATGAAGAAGAAGACGCTTGCCTGTTTGTTGGTGGATAAGAAAGAATCTCGCGAGAAATTAGTTCACTTGAAAGAAGAACACCTGCATTTACAGCGACAAATACGAGAATTAACATTTCAAACTGGTTTGTCCAGCAAACCGGTGCTGTTGAAAGATTATGATTCCACCGTTGAACAAGCTGAACTGTTGGCTAAAAATATTTCGGCGTTGCGTAAGCAGAAAAAGGAGTTATTGGTTAAAATAGCTAAAATTGAAACAAAGTGTAAAGAAAGGGAAGCACGCGG tcattgcTATATTAGAATCatacaattatattttgtaataccaGCATTTAACATGGAGAAAGACTCCGTTAGAATTGTAGAGGGGGAAGATCTCGCTTCTCATAAAAAAGAAGATTCAAAGTACAATTTTCAAGTAGGGAAATCAGTGCTTAAGTCTAGTAAAGTATTGGAGCCCGAAGCCCTGGAGGAAAGGATATCGATTGAGGAAACGGCAAAAGTCACAACTGTGTTTGAAGTACTTGACGAAGATCTGTTGAGCAACGAATCTGAATCAACAGTATCATCGCAGGATGTGCGAGAAAGTGAAGAATCATCTGaggatttttttgaaaaattaggcACCCTACCAGATTTAGATGCAATTGCTCAAGAACCACAGATAGGCAAAGATATTGGTTCATTTGTTGATCCACTAACCGGTATGATGTATGAAAGTACCGAGGAGGGAGAAGAGGAGGATGAAGAAGGAATGGTTGAGGAAGAATCTTCCACCACAGAAGAGGAAGATATATCTGAAGATGAAGAATTATTGGAATTGTTAAAACGAGATGAAGAGGTGGAAGCGCCAAAGGTAGTAGACGAAGCAGAGGTTTTCGAAACATTTATGGAAATGGAGAAAAAGCAAGTTATTGAAGAAATAACAGAGTTCGATTGGATTGCATACGAGCGTGAAAAGGAATTAAAAAGTATAGCGGGGGATACGATTATATTTCTTAAAGAACTAATCATAGAGGTTGTTGAAAAGTCTGAATACGTCGAtccaaatattttcttaaggCAACATTTGGACAAAGCCTCACTTATTGAGGAGATAACCAAAAAAATGAAGCTGCTTGAGGTGGAACAGAAGGCTCGTAGCTTTCTCAATCGGCGTGTTGCCGAATTTTTCTATCGTAAAGGGCAATATCGTGTCTTTACCGATGATCCACCAGAAACCATAGTCGACGAAATTAACAAGCTAAAAGATGCCACAAATAAATTGGATCAAATACTTTGCCGGGAGGAAGAACTTAAGAGTACGACTCAACAagaaatttttaacatacaGCAGGATGTGTCcgtattgcaaataaaaaatcaagaaaaactgCAGGAGTTCGAACAACTTGTGAAAAAGTCTTTAGCTAATAAGGGTGAGCACTTAACATTG GAGGTCGATAAGGATTTGCGAAAGATGGCCAAGTTACGTGACGAAATCTCAGATGTGCGGTATATTTTAGTACAGAAACAACACTCAAACGCCACATTATCGGAG CAAATGAAGAAACTAGAGAATCTTGGCAACAGCTTCCATATGCGCGAATTTGAATCCTTGCAAAATGAGTGTCAAGCCttagataaaaaaattgaag AACGCAATGCTGAATTGGTTCGGTCACGTGTGCGCTGCAATGCCGACTTACACATTTTGGGTCATCTAAAGGAGAAGCAAGCTATGATTCGTAGCaagataaaaattcaaaaaacatgTCTAGCAATGTTGCAGTCACAAAAATATACTGCACGAAAATGTATTTTCGATTCCAAGAAGCAACGCTCACAAATGCGCATGGAAATCAAAGAACTGAGCTACCAATGCGGCTTACTCGATAAGCCGGCTCTTATGTTGGACTATGATAATACGGTGGAACAAATCAATATTGTCATGGAAAAAGTGGATAAACTACGAAATAAACACGATGAAATTCTACGTAAAATAGTAAAACTCGAAGCCAAATGTTTGTAA
- the Mp20 gene encoding muscle-specific protein 20, with the protein MSLERAIRAKIAGKRNPEMDKEAQEWIEAILGSKFPAGVEYEDNLRDGQVFCALINKLAPNSVPKINSSGGQFKMMENINNFQKALKEYGVPDLDVFQTVDLWEKKDIAQVTNTVFALGRAAYKHPEFQGPFLGPKPADECKRDFSEEQLRAGHGIIGLQAGSNKGATQAGQNIGASRKILLGK; encoded by the exons atgtCTCTTGAACGTGCTATTCGTGCTAAG ATTGCTGGCAAGCGTAATCCCGAGATGGACAAAGAAGCTCAGGAATGGATTGAGGCTATTCTTGGTTCCAAATTCCCTGCTGGTGTTGAGTATGAGGATAATCTCCGCGATGGTCAAGTGTTCTGCGCTTTGATTAACAAGCTCGCCCCCAACTCTGTGCCCAAGATCAACAGCTCTGGTGGTCAATTCAAAATGATGGAAAACATCAACAACTTCCAGAAGGCTTTGAAGGAATACGGTGTACCCGATTTGGATGTTTTCCAAACAGTTGATCTGTGGGAGAAGAAGGATATCGCTCAAGTGACCAACACCGTCTTCGCTCTTGGTCGTGCCGCCTATAAACATCCCGAATTCCAAGGACCCTTCTTGGGACCCAAACCCGCCGATGAATGCAAACGTGACTTCTCTGAGGAACAATTGCGCGCTGGCCATGGTATCATTGGTCTGCAAGCCGGTTCCAACAAGGGCGCCACACAAGCTGGCCAAAACATCGGTGCCAGCCGTAAAATCTTGCTCGGCAAGTAA